Proteins encoded in a region of the Triticum dicoccoides isolate Atlit2015 ecotype Zavitan chromosome 3A, WEW_v2.0, whole genome shotgun sequence genome:
- the LOC119268260 gene encoding formin-like protein 20, whose amino-acid sequence MERTGSGADGTGPSTSSYSTADADDNGTAAGAKVWLLVLLFSLLLLLFLPSAVRRGGGGFQRGGITLKSGWDVVNLCLVLFAILCGLLGRGGGDADGEAPGPAAPAPKSHLRVSPAAAAATPEPSTEDVWASFNNSYTNHNAQTGIRRMKSSSSYPELRLDSDGVWGLASPELAWRSYDDAELYRTRRDERPERARDADRTLRRTSSDVKTIPVDTYEVRARPLSQDARRRRRSVERLPKMDEVEEERTHPVEMETLATPARSRTWSPEELDATLLGMASAPPLPAPPPQPRRRRRSLERLPEMVEVEEERTRPTETRATPARSRTWSPEELGATLLEMASAEPPPAPPQQPRRRRRSLENLPTMEEVEKEIIVEEVNHPQSPSPAMFPPGTPPPPPPPPPAAMSRSKKKRSGSVGGAKELASAIALFYQKKRKSIIMKRERHHHHHHHLSDDHYSSPSSEASASPEATGRTNPPRPPPPPPPPPPPPSSIFSNLFKKGGSKSRRMNSLAPPQPPPPPLPTRRSRKPPQPPSRPAPPQPAPAPVRTRPPRASAHPQQQIRAQGYPQQPPLYPRRGVVYYAYPLPPPSPPMPPPPPPPPMLEGEEEVPSVTASPAPSYCASPDVNTKADNFIERFRAGLKLEKINSYREKLQIQEGATVTVAEEDGEFMVIGSLFEDDDDDMSLPETPATATAGAAAVAVGF is encoded by the coding sequence ATCACGCTCAAGAGCGGCTGGGACGTCGTCAACCTCTGCCTCGTGCTCTTCGCCATCCTCTGCGGCCTGCTCGGCCGCGGCGGGGGCGACGCCGATGGGGAGGCCCCCGGCCCCGCGGCGCCGGCGCCCAAGAGCCATCTGCGGGTGTcccctgcggcggcggcggcgacgccggAGCCGAGCACCGAGGACGTCTGGGCGAGCTTCAACAACTCCTACACCAACCACAACGCCCAGACGGGGATCCGGCGGATGAAGAGCAGCAGCTCCTACCCAGAGCTGCGCCTGGACAGCGACGGCGTCTGGGGCCTCGCGTCACCGGAGTTGGCCTGGCGCTCCTACGACGATGCCGAGCTGTACCGGACCCGGCGAGACGAGCGGCCCGAAAGGGCCCGGGACGCCGATCGGACGCTCAGGAGGACGTCGTCGGATGTGAAGACGATCCCGGTGGACACCTACGAGGTGCGCGCCAGACCGCTGTCTCAGGAtgcgaggaggcggaggcggagcgtCGAGAGGCTCCCCAAGATGGATGAGGTGGAGGAGGAGAGGACGCATCCTGTGGAGATGGAGACTCTCGCTACGCCGGCGAGGAGCAGGACCTGGAGCCCCGAGGAGCTGGACGCTACGCTGTTGGGGATGGCGTCCGCACCACCACTACCTGCCCCACCGCCGCAGCCTCGCCGTCGCCGACGCAGCCTCGAGAGGCTTCCCGagatggtggaggtggaggaggagaggaCGCGTCCCACGGAGACTCGCGCTACGCCGGCGAGGAGCAGGACGTGGAGCCCGGAGGAGCTGGGCGCTACGCTATTGGAGATGGCGTCCGCAGAACCACCACCTGCCCCGCCGCAGcagcctcgccgtcgccgccgcagcctcGAGAACCTGCCGACAATGGAAGAAGTGGAGAAGGAGATTATAGTGGAAGAGGTCAATCACCCGCAGTCGCCATCGCCAGCCATGTTTCCCCCagggactccgccgccaccacctcctccgccaCCGGCGGCAATGTCGAGGAGCAAGAAGAAGAGGAGCGGCAGCGTGGGCGGCGCCAAGGAACTGGCCTCCGCCATTGCTCTCTTCTACCAGAAGAAGCGCAAGAgcattatcatgaagagggagaggcaccaccaccaccaccaccatctctcCGATGACCACTACTCGTCGCCTTCGTCCGAAGCATCGGCGAGCCCCGAAGCTACGGGCCGTACCAATCCTCCACgcccaccaccgccgcctccccctcccccgccgccgccgtcatccATCTTTTCCAACCTCTTCAAGAAAGGAGGCAGCAAGAGCCGGCGCATGAACTCCCTCGCGCCACCGCAACCGCCACCTCCGCCCCTACCAACGCGCCGATCAAGGAAACCACCACAGCCTCCGTCTCGCCCCGCTCCTCCGCAGCCAGCGCCAGCTCCAGTGAGGACACGGCCGCCGCGCGCGAGCGCGCACCCGCAACAGCAGATACGCGCGCAGGGGTATCCGCAGCAGCCGCCACTGTATCCCAGGCGCGGTGTCGTGTACTACGCCTACCCGCTTCCTCCGCCGTCGCCCCCaatgccgccaccgcctcctccaccgccgatgctggagggggaggaggaggttccGTCGGTCACTGCGTCGCCGGCACCGTCGTACTGCGCGAGCCCCGACGTAAACACCAAGGCGGACAACTTCATCGAACGCTTCCGCGCCGGGCTGAAGCTGGAGAAGATCAACTCGTACCGGGAGAAGCTGCAGATCCAAGAAGGCGCGACCGTGACCGTGGCGGAGGAGGACGGGGAGTTCATGGTCATTGGGTCCCTCTTCGAAGATGATGATGACGATATGTCGTTGCCGGAGACGCCGGCAACCGCCACCGCGGGCGCGGCCGCTGTTGCCGTCGGCTTCTAA